The following proteins are co-located in the Macadamia integrifolia cultivar HAES 741 chromosome 3, SCU_Mint_v3, whole genome shotgun sequence genome:
- the LOC122074800 gene encoding UPF0481 protein At3g47200-like: MTNAIKKKGYDDCQLNRDEIKLLILPMEEKVQEENCDEMKILVESMVEKLEEVSSLQSNYDIYRVPMQLQRVNPDTYTPLSVSIGPLHYNKEHLRTMETHKLRYLKRFLNPPFQKTLDDYVEAMNNLEERARKCYSETMGMVKNEFVKMMVMDGCFILGFLDNIESGANDHFISNVSWYEEIKIDLIKLENQLPFFVLEHLDGLIFPRLPGQYTFSHHIYANLLSSFAKGFHGPTLGSEEQIKSLQLPKGETKHFLHLLHCVLVPPVPSSPVTRRRWKCGEKILPLKYCASELRSAGVKFQKEEMSSDHSPPKKTSLFDITFDMETGILTIPTIMIDDSTEIILRNLISFEQGQKYCTKYFTAYAYFMSGLIDTPSDVKLLEQKGIITNHLCNTEDIVTLFGNIGKYVTLDARYPYFYGVIKDLEDYHNKSWNKSKASLMQKYFNTPWASISVGAAALLLIFTIIQTTCSILQVKP, translated from the exons ATGACCAATGctataaagaaaaaaggatatGATGATTGCCAACTGAACAGAGATGAAATCAAGTTACTGATCTTGCCCATGGAGGAAAAAGTACAAGAAGAG AACTGCGATGAAATGAAGATATTGGTGGAGTCCATGGTGGAAAAACTAGAAGAGGTCAGTTCCTTGCAATCCAATTATGATATATACCGAGTTCCCATGCAGCTTCAAAGGGTAAACCCAGATACCTACACACCTCTGTCAGTCTCAATTGGCCCTTTGCACTATAACAAGGAACACCTAAGGACCATGGAGACACATAAGTTGCGCTATTTAAAGCGCTTTCTAAACCCACCCTTTCAGAAAACATTAGATGATTATGTGGAAGCTATGAATAATTTGGAAGAAAGAGCTCGCAAATGTTATTCAGAAACCATGGGCATGGTAAAAAATGAGTTTGTGAAGATGATGGTGATGGATGGATGTTTTATACTTGGGTTCCTCGATAACATTGAATCAGGAGCGAATGATCATTTCATATCAAATGTTTCATGGTATGAGGAAATTAAGATTGATCTGATTAAGCTTGAAAATCAGCTTCCATTCTTTGTTCTTGAACATTTAGATGGCCTAATCTTTCCAAGGTTGCCCGGCCAATACACCTTCAGTCATCATATCTATGCGAATCTCTTGAGTTCTTTCGCAAAAGGGTTCCATGGCCCAACCCTTGGTAGTGAAGAACAAATAAAATCATTACAATTACCTAAGGGTGAAACAAAgcattttcttcatcttttacaTTGTGTTCTAGTCCCACCAGTCCCATCATCTCCTGTGACGAGGAGGAGGTGGAAATGTGGTGAAAAGATTTTGCCACTTAAGTATTGTGCCTCGGAACTTAGGAGTGCTGGTGTCAAGTTTCAGAAGGAGGAGATGTCGTCTGATCACTCTCCTCCAAAAAAGACATCTTTATTTGACATAACCTTCGACATGGAGACGGGAATATTGACAATCCCAACTATCATGATCGACGACAGTACAGAAATCATCCTTAGAAATCTTATTTCCTTTGAGCAAGGCCAAAAATACTGTACTAAATATTTCACAGCCTATGCATACTTCATGAGTGGCCTCATTGACACTCCTAGTGATGTCAAATTACTAGAGCAGAAGGGAATTATAACAAACCACCTTTGCAACACAGAAGATATAGTGACCTTATTTGGAAACATTGGCAAATATGTTACCCTGGATGCTCGATATCCTTATTTCTATGGTGTTATCAAGGATTTGGAGGATTATCACAATAAATCATGGAATAAATCAAAGGCGAGTTTGATGCAGAAGTATTTCAACACGCCATGGGCATCGATTTCAGTAGGTGCTGCAGCGTTACTCCTCATCTTCACCATTATACAGACTACTTGTTCCATCTTACAAGTCAAACCTTGA